One segment of Streptomyces sp. YIM 121038 DNA contains the following:
- a CDS encoding Cof-type HAD-IIB family hydrolase: MTSATARPRTPAPSVPPRLIATDLDGTLLRDDKSVSERTVAALAAAETAGIEVFFVTGRPARWMNVVADHVHGHGLAICANGAAVVDLHGGPGAHRFTKVRGLSAQNALEVVELLRAAAPGTSFAVDRTGGVHHEPHYPPLRMDPAGSVAPAEKLLVADAACADEPILKLLAHHPEMAPDDFLALAREAAGDRAEITRSSPTALLEISAPGVTKAGTLALCCAERGISPDEVVAFGDMPNDVEMLSWAGVSYAMGNAHPDVIAAASGRTVANNEDGVAVVIERILADRLSVEAG; this comes from the coding sequence GTGACCTCAGCTACCGCCCGGCCCCGGACCCCGGCCCCCTCCGTCCCGCCCCGGCTGATCGCCACGGACCTGGACGGCACGCTGCTGCGCGACGACAAGTCCGTGTCCGAGCGCACGGTCGCCGCGCTCGCCGCCGCCGAGACCGCGGGGATCGAGGTCTTCTTCGTGACCGGGCGCCCCGCGCGCTGGATGAACGTGGTCGCCGACCACGTTCACGGCCACGGCCTGGCGATCTGCGCCAACGGCGCGGCGGTCGTCGATCTGCACGGCGGCCCCGGCGCACACCGCTTCACCAAGGTGCGGGGCCTGAGCGCGCAGAACGCCCTGGAGGTCGTCGAGCTGCTCCGCGCCGCCGCCCCGGGCACGTCCTTCGCCGTCGACCGGACCGGCGGGGTGCACCACGAGCCGCACTACCCGCCGCTGCGCATGGACCCCGCGGGCAGCGTGGCGCCCGCCGAGAAGCTCCTCGTGGCGGACGCCGCCTGCGCGGACGAGCCCATCCTCAAGCTGCTCGCCCACCACCCCGAGATGGCGCCGGACGACTTCCTGGCCCTCGCGCGCGAGGCCGCGGGCGACCGCGCCGAGATCACCCGCTCCAGCCCGACCGCCCTCCTGGAGATCAGCGCCCCCGGCGTCACCAAGGCGGGCACCCTCGCGCTGTGCTGCGCCGAGCGCGGCATCTCTCCCGACGAGGTCGTGGCCTTCGGAGACATGCCGAACGACGTGGAGATGCTCTCCTGGGCCGGAGTGTCATACGCGATGGGCAACGCCCATCCCGACGTGATCGCCGCAGCGTCGGGCCGCACGGTCGCCAACAACGAGGACGGCGTGGCCGTCGTCATCGAACGCATCCTGGCGGACCGCCTCTCCGTAGAGGCCGGTTGA
- a CDS encoding GAF domain-containing protein: MRSVGAGLELHTTLNRICETAAKLTNARYAAIGVVAEDGEGLADFVSFGIDEATAERIGHLPDGHRGLLGALIHQPETLCLADLSADPRSCGFPAHHPPMRTFLGVPIRVQGEIFGNLYLTEKRTPAAPGEAAEFNDYDMHMVRVLATEAGIAIGNARLYEAAKQRERWIDGSVAVTTALLSGSDAEDALAVVAEQARHLADSAAGIVLLPDDEGGMEIVAVSSDEPNGALGVTVPPESRIIADLLDGQAVFIDDAATDPRIMTDLARGYGPVMMLPLQSDGRVLGTLVTPRARGGRPFTEVERTLATQFASQAALALMMAEAQRDRERLAVYEDRDRIARDLHDLVIQRLFATGMMLESAQRRSVVPEVIRGVGKAVDELDVTIQEIRTAIFALQQGPAEAPSGLRTRVLREINMAAVPLGFKPSHRFLGPVDTVVGELTGKNLIAALREALSNAFRHAGADRIDVVVDATHVLPDGRQGVRLTVADDGVGITEGGRRSGLKNLKRRAESLGGSSWYGPGIGEDGGGTTVVWQAPH, encoded by the coding sequence ATGCGGTCCGTCGGCGCGGGGCTGGAGCTGCACACGACCCTGAACCGCATCTGCGAGACCGCGGCCAAGCTGACGAACGCCCGCTACGCCGCGATCGGCGTCGTGGCCGAGGACGGCGAGGGGCTCGCGGACTTCGTCTCCTTCGGCATCGACGAGGCCACCGCCGAGCGCATCGGCCACCTGCCCGACGGCCACCGCGGACTGCTCGGCGCGCTCATCCACCAGCCCGAGACGCTGTGCCTCGCCGACCTCTCCGCCGACCCGCGCTCCTGCGGCTTCCCCGCCCACCACCCGCCGATGCGCACCTTCCTGGGGGTGCCGATCCGCGTCCAGGGCGAGATCTTCGGGAACCTGTACCTCACGGAGAAGCGCACCCCGGCGGCCCCCGGGGAGGCCGCCGAGTTCAACGACTACGACATGCACATGGTGCGGGTGCTCGCCACGGAGGCGGGCATCGCGATCGGCAACGCCCGCCTGTACGAGGCCGCCAAGCAGCGCGAGCGGTGGATCGACGGCTCCGTGGCGGTCACCACGGCGCTGCTCTCGGGCTCCGACGCGGAGGACGCCCTCGCGGTCGTCGCGGAGCAGGCCCGGCACCTCGCGGACTCGGCGGCGGGGATCGTGCTGCTCCCGGACGACGAGGGCGGCATGGAGATCGTCGCCGTCTCCTCGGACGAGCCCAACGGGGCGCTCGGCGTCACCGTCCCCCCGGAGAGCCGCATCATCGCCGACCTCCTCGACGGGCAGGCGGTGTTCATCGACGACGCGGCGACCGACCCGCGCATCATGACGGACCTCGCGCGCGGGTACGGGCCCGTGATGATGCTGCCCCTCCAGAGCGACGGCCGGGTCCTGGGGACCCTCGTCACCCCACGCGCGCGTGGGGGACGGCCGTTCACCGAGGTGGAGCGGACGCTCGCCACCCAGTTCGCCTCGCAGGCCGCGCTCGCCCTGATGATGGCCGAGGCGCAGCGCGACCGGGAGCGGCTCGCGGTGTACGAGGACCGCGACCGCATCGCCCGGGACCTGCACGACCTGGTCATCCAGCGGCTCTTCGCCACCGGGATGATGCTGGAGAGCGCCCAGCGCAGGTCCGTGGTGCCCGAGGTGATCAGGGGCGTCGGCAAGGCCGTCGACGAGCTGGACGTGACCATCCAGGAGATCCGCACCGCGATCTTCGCGCTCCAGCAGGGGCCCGCCGAGGCGCCTTCGGGGCTGCGGACCCGGGTCCTGCGCGAGATCAACATGGCGGCCGTGCCGCTCGGTTTCAAGCCTTCGCACCGCTTCCTGGGGCCCGTCGACACGGTCGTCGGCGAGCTCACCGGCAAGAACCTCATCGCGGCCCTGCGAGAGGCCCTGTCGAACGCGTTCCGGCACGCGGGCGCCGACCGCATCGACGTCGTCGTCGACGCCACCCACGTGCTGCCCGACGGCCGCCAGGGCGTGCGCCTGACAGTGGCCGACGACGGTGTGGGCATCACCGAGGGCGGTCGCCGCAGCGGCCTGAAGAACCTCAAGCGGCGGGCCGAGTCCCTGGGCGGCTCCAGCTGGTACGGGCCGGGCATCGGTGAGGACGGCGGCGGCACGACGGTGGTGTGGCAGGCGCCGCACTGA
- a CDS encoding M23 family metallopeptidase, with protein sequence MCARPSRPSRLRTRRPRRLVAVPVLLCALLALGTPPPAAAGEADGPGAMDGHGGSGTSAEVARLYEDAAKATERYEGERRAAEVQRGRVRKLDRLLAEERYQVAVLHDDLGRMASAQYRTGGGLPLTARLLLADSPDELLRGRRALGQADLAVTNAVAKTQRAAARLTTARRSAERARGVLDRRTARLARLKRDIETKLESARWTLQGEADASVAAGQCRGAVRLEQPEAASTRAWVTPVETYELSAGFDSAGERWARRHTGQDFAVDIGAPVRAVGAGRVVRVACGGGFGIEVVVRHRDGYYTQYAHLAAVTVDQGDAVRAGQWVGQAGTTGNSTGPHLHFEARLTPDLGSGVDPVKWLAERGVNLESASTG encoded by the coding sequence ATGTGTGCCCGTCCGAGCCGCCCGAGCCGTCTCCGTACCCGCCGCCCGCGGCGCCTGGTCGCCGTGCCGGTCCTGCTGTGCGCGCTCCTCGCCCTGGGCACGCCACCGCCCGCGGCCGCCGGCGAGGCCGACGGGCCCGGCGCCATGGACGGCCACGGCGGGTCGGGCACCAGTGCCGAGGTGGCCCGCCTCTACGAGGACGCGGCGAAGGCCACCGAGCGCTACGAGGGGGAGCGGCGCGCCGCCGAGGTCCAGCGCGGCCGCGTCAGGAAGCTCGACCGGCTGCTCGCCGAGGAGCGCTACCAGGTCGCCGTCCTGCACGACGACCTCGGCCGGATGGCCAGCGCCCAGTACCGCACCGGCGGTGGTCTGCCGCTCACCGCGCGGCTGCTGCTCGCGGACAGCCCCGACGAACTGCTGCGCGGCAGGCGCGCCCTGGGCCAGGCGGACCTCGCCGTCACCAACGCCGTCGCCAAGACCCAGCGGGCCGCCGCCCGGCTCACGACCGCCAGGCGGTCGGCGGAGCGGGCGCGCGGCGTCCTCGACCGGCGCACGGCACGCCTCGCACGCCTCAAACGGGACATCGAGACGAAGCTGGAGTCGGCGCGCTGGACGCTCCAGGGAGAGGCCGACGCGTCCGTAGCGGCCGGTCAGTGCCGGGGCGCCGTCCGCCTGGAGCAGCCGGAAGCGGCCTCTACGCGCGCGTGGGTGACGCCCGTGGAGACGTACGAGCTGTCCGCGGGCTTCGACAGCGCGGGCGAGCGGTGGGCGCGGCGGCACACGGGACAGGACTTCGCCGTCGACATCGGCGCCCCGGTGCGGGCGGTGGGCGCGGGGCGGGTGGTGCGGGTCGCCTGCGGCGGGGGCTTCGGCATCGAGGTCGTGGTGCGCCACCGGGACGGCTACTACACGCAGTACGCGCACCTGGCGGCCGTGACCGTCGACCAGGGGGACGCGGTCCGCGCCGGGCAGTGGGTCGGGCAGGCGGGCACGACCGGCAACTCGACCGGTCCGCACCTGCACTTCGAGGCCCGCCTCACGCCGGACCTGGGCTCGGGAGTGGACCCGGTGAAGTGGCTGGCCGAGCGCGGGGTGAACCTGGAATCGGCCTCTACGGGGTGA
- a CDS encoding metal-dependent hydrolase → MSTEHGTTPPHDPPHEEHYTIVPRRVSFDWDATPLHWIPDEPTATHVINVLHLLLPAGERWFVKVFKEGLPLITDPVLRADVKGFMGQEATHSVQHAYVLDHLAAQRLDTTGFTKYVDFLFEKLLGERPPLGAPVATQEWLRFRLAIVAAIEQFTAVLGDWVLHAEGLDRARADEVMLDLLRWHGAEEVEHRAVAFDMYQHCAGTGAPRYVRRVAGMAVTAPVMLYLWLWGAAYLVRHDPWLAGRLRYSLLAHHRAVRKGLLPPWRQIGAAVPRYLRRSYHPSQEGSLRRAVEYLAWSPAARAAVGAVGRAAIA, encoded by the coding sequence GTGAGCACGGAGCACGGCACCACACCGCCCCACGACCCGCCCCACGAGGAGCACTACACGATCGTTCCGCGCCGGGTCTCGTTCGACTGGGACGCCACCCCGCTGCACTGGATCCCGGACGAGCCCACGGCCACCCACGTCATCAACGTCCTGCACCTGCTGCTCCCGGCGGGCGAGCGATGGTTCGTGAAGGTCTTCAAGGAGGGCCTGCCCCTGATCACCGATCCGGTGCTACGCGCGGACGTCAAGGGGTTCATGGGGCAGGAGGCCACGCACAGCGTGCAGCACGCGTACGTGCTCGATCATCTGGCCGCGCAGCGCCTGGACACCACCGGGTTCACGAAGTACGTGGACTTCCTGTTCGAGAAGCTCCTCGGTGAGCGGCCGCCGTTGGGCGCGCCCGTGGCCACGCAGGAGTGGCTGCGCTTCCGGCTCGCGATCGTCGCGGCCATCGAGCAGTTCACGGCCGTGCTCGGCGACTGGGTGCTGCACGCGGAGGGGCTCGACCGGGCCCGGGCGGACGAGGTGATGCTGGACCTGCTGCGCTGGCACGGCGCGGAGGAGGTCGAGCACCGCGCGGTCGCCTTCGACATGTACCAGCACTGCGCCGGCACCGGCGCTCCCCGGTACGTCCGCCGGGTGGCGGGCATGGCGGTCACGGCCCCCGTGATGCTGTATCTGTGGCTCTGGGGCGCCGCGTATCTCGTCCGCCACGACCCGTGGCTCGCGGGGCGCCTGCGGTATTCGCTGCTCGCGCACCACAGGGCGGTCAGGAAGGGCCTGCTGCCGCCGTGGCGACAGATAGGCGCGGCCGTGCCCCGCTATCTGCGGCGGTCGTACCATCCGTCGCAGGAGGGGTCGCTGCGCAGGGCCGTCGAGTATCTGGCGTGGTCGCCCGCCGCGCGGGCCGCGGTGGGGGCGGTCGGGCGCGCGGCCATCGCGTAG
- a CDS encoding MerR family transcriptional regulator, which translates to MEYRIEDLAHHSGATVRTIRAYQDRGLLPRPERRGRSNVYGDAHLARLRQIADLLDRGYTLASIKELLEAWDAGRGLGGVLGLVAEVDGPWTDEKADRITRAELEAAFGGTPDAAAVADAVALGVLEPLPDTDDEFLVPSPQELAVAAELHAAGVPLSAISGHLRELRGQVEHIAARFLEFTNEHVFARYLGNRPPSEADAAEAASLIRRLRPLAQKSVDAELARAMRLFATRNLRRHLAAEEPPRQRAELQYVALPASTMDAVQALVGQENVAAFITAAAERELHGRTLDALAASRGDSGIVEQKPPST; encoded by the coding sequence GTGGAGTACCGCATAGAGGACCTCGCCCACCACAGCGGAGCCACGGTCCGCACCATCCGGGCCTATCAGGACCGCGGCCTGCTCCCCCGGCCCGAGCGGCGCGGGCGGTCCAATGTGTACGGCGACGCCCATCTGGCGCGGCTGCGGCAGATCGCCGACCTGCTCGACCGGGGTTACACCCTGGCCTCCATCAAGGAGTTGCTCGAAGCCTGGGACGCGGGCCGTGGCCTCGGCGGTGTCCTCGGCCTGGTAGCCGAGGTCGACGGGCCGTGGACGGACGAGAAGGCCGACCGGATCACGCGGGCGGAGCTGGAGGCGGCGTTCGGCGGCACTCCGGATGCCGCCGCGGTCGCGGACGCCGTGGCGCTCGGCGTGCTGGAGCCGCTGCCGGACACGGACGACGAGTTCCTGGTGCCGAGCCCTCAAGAGCTGGCGGTGGCGGCCGAGTTGCATGCCGCGGGTGTTCCGCTGTCGGCGATCTCCGGGCATTTGCGGGAGTTGCGGGGTCAGGTCGAGCACATAGCGGCGCGTTTCCTGGAGTTCACCAATGAACACGTCTTCGCGCGGTATCTGGGAAACCGTCCGCCGAGCGAGGCGGACGCGGCGGAAGCGGCCTCCCTCATCCGCAGGCTGAGGCCGCTCGCGCAGAAGTCGGTCGACGCGGAACTGGCCCGCGCCATGCGCTTGTTCGCCACCCGCAACCTCCGTCGGCACCTCGCCGCCGAGGAGCCTCCGCGGCAGCGTGCCGAGCTTCAGTACGTGGCACTGCCCGCCAGCACAATGGACGCGGTCCAGGCGCTGGTTGGGCAGGAGAACGTGGCGGCGTTCATCACGGCGGCCGCCGAACGCGAGCTGCACGGCAGGACATTGGATGCACTCGCGGCAAGTAGGGGTGATTCCGGCATAGTTGAGCAAAAGCCGCCTTCTACCTGA
- a CDS encoding LLM class flavin-dependent oxidoreductase produces MSLRLSTVILPVTRWHEDGRERWQRAEELGFHTAYTYDHLSWRTFRDGPWFGAVPTLTAAAAATERIRLGTLVTSPNFRHPVTLAKELITLDDVSNGRITLGIGAGGNGFDATALRRADEEPWTPRERADHFGEFLPLLDRLLTEDAVTYEGEHYAAHEARNIPGCVQRPRLPFAVAATGPRGLRLAARYGQAWVTTGDPKIFATGTPEESLEAIRGQVDRLGAACEQTGRDPGELHKILLTGFTPDRPLESFDAFVEFAGKHAALGFDEIVLHWPLPGTDFAADQKVFERIATEALAQL; encoded by the coding sequence ATGAGTCTGCGTCTGAGCACCGTGATCCTGCCCGTGACCCGCTGGCACGAGGACGGCAGGGAGCGCTGGCAGCGCGCCGAGGAGCTGGGCTTCCACACCGCGTACACCTACGACCACCTGTCCTGGCGGACCTTCCGCGACGGCCCGTGGTTCGGCGCGGTGCCCACGCTGACCGCCGCCGCGGCCGCCACCGAGCGCATCCGTCTGGGCACGCTCGTGACCTCGCCCAACTTCCGGCACCCGGTCACGCTCGCCAAGGAACTGATCACGCTGGACGACGTGTCGAACGGACGGATCACCCTCGGCATCGGCGCGGGCGGCAACGGCTTCGACGCCACCGCGCTGCGCCGCGCCGACGAGGAGCCCTGGACACCCCGTGAACGCGCGGACCACTTCGGAGAGTTCCTGCCGCTGCTCGACCGGCTGCTCACTGAAGACGCCGTGACCTACGAGGGCGAGCACTACGCGGCGCACGAGGCGCGGAACATCCCGGGCTGTGTGCAGCGCCCCCGGCTGCCGTTCGCGGTGGCCGCGACGGGGCCGCGCGGCCTGAGGCTCGCCGCCCGGTACGGCCAGGCGTGGGTGACCACCGGCGACCCGAAGATCTTCGCCACGGGCACCCCCGAGGAGTCCCTGGAGGCCATCCGCGGCCAGGTCGACCGCCTCGGCGCCGCCTGCGAGCAGACCGGCCGCGACCCCGGCGAGCTGCACAAGATCCTGCTCACCGGCTTCACGCCGGACCGGCCGCTGGAGTCCTTCGACGCCTTCGTGGAGTTCGCGGGCAAGCACGCCGCGCTCGGCTTCGACGAGATCGTGCTGCACTGGCCGCTGCCCGGCACGGACTTCGCCGCGGACCAGAAGGTCTTCGAGCGCATCGCGACGGAGGCGCTGGCACAGCTGTAG
- a CDS encoding M24 family metallopeptidase, with amino-acid sequence MTSAVKGELSAELRGFRRVQTLAYECAEAVAAQLKPGVTEREAARMQRVWLRERGVRDWFHLPFAWFGDRTAFVDFRVPLQFFPTHRRLEPGMPFILDMAPVFEGYTADIGYSGCLGLNPVHDRLLADLEAHRELILREVRERRPLREIYEHVDRLMVRQGYANRHRAYPFGVIAHKVDRVKERRFSPHVFGFGTQSLKGLASDALRGHRDGWSPLWSPYKFSDHPPQPGLWAVEPHLGFRGTGAKFEEILVVTDSRDPEESAFWLDDDLPHVRRWSVEDAERAAV; translated from the coding sequence ATGACCTCAGCAGTGAAGGGTGAACTCTCCGCGGAGCTGCGGGGGTTCCGCCGCGTGCAGACCCTCGCGTACGAATGCGCGGAAGCGGTCGCCGCCCAGCTCAAGCCGGGGGTGACGGAGCGCGAGGCGGCGCGGATGCAGCGGGTGTGGCTGCGCGAGCGAGGCGTGCGGGACTGGTTCCACCTGCCCTTCGCCTGGTTCGGCGACCGCACGGCGTTCGTGGACTTCCGGGTGCCTCTGCAGTTCTTCCCCACCCACCGCAGGCTGGAGCCGGGGATGCCGTTCATCCTCGACATGGCCCCGGTGTTCGAGGGCTATACGGCCGACATCGGCTACTCGGGCTGCCTCGGGCTCAACCCGGTGCACGACCGGCTCCTCGCCGACCTTGAGGCGCACCGCGAGCTGATCCTGCGCGAGGTGCGCGAGCGCCGCCCGCTGCGCGAGATCTACGAACACGTGGACCGGCTCATGGTCCGCCAGGGCTATGCCAACCGCCATCGCGCCTATCCCTTCGGCGTCATCGCGCACAAGGTCGACCGGGTCAAGGAGCGCCGCTTCTCGCCGCACGTGTTCGGCTTCGGCACGCAGTCCCTGAAGGGCCTCGCGAGCGACGCGCTGCGCGGCCACCGGGACGGCTGGTCCCCCCTGTGGTCGCCGTACAAGTTCTCCGACCATCCGCCGCAGCCCGGTCTGTGGGCGGTCGAGCCGCACCTCGGATTCCGGGGCACGGGGGCGAAGTTCGAGGAGATCCTGGTCGTCACCGACTCCAGGGACCCCGAGGAGAGCGCGTTCTGGCTGGACGACGACCTGCCGCACGTGCGGCGCTGGTCCGTGGAAGACGCTGAGAGGGCTGCCGTATGA
- a CDS encoding SDR family oxidoreductase, protein MTTVELKGARERWVRTGGVELCVAELGETGRPTVLLVHGYPDSKEVWSEVATRLAERFHVVLYDVRGHGRSTAPKPLRGGFTLEKLTDDFLAVADAVSPDEPVHLVGHDWGSVQAWEFVTVPRAQGRIASFTSMSGPSLDHFGHWIKKRLSRPTPRRAAQLVNQGAKSWYVYMLHTPVLPELAWRGPLGRRWPKILQRVEKVPADGYPTASLPTDAAHGAWLYRDNVRARLRRPRPDAYAHAPVQLITPSGDAFLSQRLYDDLDQWAPELTRRTLPAKHWVPRTRPDQLASWITEFVTAHEDGVPPVASAAEAPGKHAERFSGQLVLVTGAGSGIGRATAFAFAEAGARVVAVDRDAESAARTAELSRLIGAPAAWAETVDVSDEQAMEKLAEKVATEYGVVDVLVNNAGVGLSGSFLDTSAEDWKKVLDVNLWGVIHGCRLFGKQMAERGQGGHIVNTASAAAYQPSRALPAYSTSKAAVLMLSECLRAELAGQGIGVSAICPGFVNTNITSTARFAGVSAAEEARRQKRSARLYGLRNYPPEKVADAVLRAVVRNQAVVPVTPEARGAHLMSRFSPRALRALARLEPPL, encoded by the coding sequence ATGACGACCGTGGAGCTGAAGGGCGCGCGCGAGCGCTGGGTGCGCACCGGCGGGGTGGAGCTGTGCGTCGCCGAGCTGGGCGAGACCGGGCGGCCCACGGTGCTGCTCGTGCACGGCTATCCGGACTCCAAGGAAGTGTGGTCCGAGGTCGCCACGCGCCTGGCCGAGCGCTTCCACGTGGTGCTGTACGACGTGCGCGGTCACGGCAGGTCGACGGCCCCCAAGCCGCTGCGCGGCGGCTTCACGCTGGAGAAGCTGACCGACGACTTCCTCGCGGTCGCCGACGCGGTCAGCCCGGACGAGCCGGTGCACCTGGTGGGCCACGACTGGGGCTCGGTGCAGGCCTGGGAGTTCGTGACGGTCCCGCGCGCCCAGGGGCGGATCGCGTCCTTCACGTCGATGTCCGGCCCGTCCCTCGACCACTTCGGGCACTGGATCAAGAAGCGCCTGTCCCGGCCGACCCCGCGCCGGGCCGCCCAGCTCGTCAACCAGGGCGCCAAGTCCTGGTACGTGTACATGCTGCACACCCCGGTGCTCCCCGAGCTGGCCTGGCGCGGCCCGCTCGGCCGGCGCTGGCCGAAGATCCTCCAGCGCGTGGAGAAGGTGCCCGCGGACGGCTACCCCACGGCGTCCCTGCCCACGGACGCCGCGCACGGCGCCTGGCTCTACCGCGACAACGTCCGCGCCCGCCTGCGCCGCCCCCGCCCGGACGCGTACGCGCACGCGCCGGTGCAGCTCATCACGCCCTCGGGCGACGCCTTCCTGTCCCAGCGGCTGTACGACGACCTGGACCAGTGGGCCCCGGAGCTGACCCGCCGCACGCTGCCCGCCAAGCACTGGGTGCCGCGCACCCGCCCGGACCAACTGGCCTCCTGGATCACCGAGTTCGTCACCGCCCACGAGGACGGCGTGCCGCCGGTGGCGAGCGCCGCCGAAGCCCCCGGAAAGCACGCCGAGCGCTTCTCCGGCCAGCTGGTGCTCGTCACGGGCGCGGGCAGCGGCATCGGGCGGGCCACGGCCTTCGCGTTCGCCGAGGCGGGCGCGCGCGTGGTGGCCGTCGACCGGGACGCGGAGAGCGCGGCCCGCACCGCCGAGCTGTCCCGGCTCATCGGCGCCCCCGCGGCCTGGGCCGAGACGGTCGACGTGAGCGACGAGCAGGCGATGGAGAAGCTCGCCGAGAAGGTCGCCACGGAGTACGGCGTGGTGGACGTCCTGGTGAACAACGCGGGCGTCGGCCTGTCCGGCTCCTTCCTCGACACCAGCGCCGAGGACTGGAAGAAGGTCCTGGACGTCAATCTGTGGGGCGTCATCCACGGCTGCCGCCTCTTCGGCAAGCAGATGGCCGAGCGCGGCCAGGGCGGCCACATCGTGAACACCGCGTCGGCTGCGGCCTATCAGCCCTCGCGCGCCCTGCCCGCGTACAGCACGTCGAAGGCGGCCGTCCTGATGCTCAGCGAGTGTCTGCGCGCCGAGCTCGCGGGCCAGGGCATCGGCGTCTCCGCCATCTGTCCGGGCTTCGTGAACACGAACATCACGTCGACGGCCCGCTTCGCCGGGGTCTCCGCCGCCGAGGAGGCCCGCCGCCAGAAGAGGTCCGCCCGGCTCTACGGCCTGCGCAACTACCCGCCGGAGAAGGTCGCCGACGCCGTGCTGCGTGCCGTGGTCCGCAATCAGGCCGTGGTGCCGGTCACCCCGGAGGCGCGCGGCGCCCACCTCATGTCCCGGTTCTCGCCCAGGGCCCTGCGCGCGCTGGCCCGATTGGAGCCACCGCTGTGA
- a CDS encoding RNA 2'-phosphotransferase — MSKYLSKHLRHQPERIGITLDDGGWVDIGTLIAAAAAHGFRFTRAELDHVVAASDKQRFAVDGDRIRANQGHSVAVDLQLPPAAPPAYLFHGTVARHLPAIRAEGLRPMTRHAVHLSPDRGTATRVGARRGRPVVLTVDSGAMHRDGHVFRVSANGVWLTAAVPARYLRFPAPD, encoded by the coding sequence GTGTCGAAATATCTGTCGAAGCATCTGCGCCATCAGCCCGAGCGCATCGGGATCACGCTCGACGACGGTGGCTGGGTGGACATCGGCACGTTGATCGCGGCCGCCGCGGCCCATGGGTTCCGCTTCACCCGGGCCGAGCTCGACCACGTGGTGGCCGCCAGCGACAAGCAGCGGTTCGCGGTCGACGGCGACCGGATCCGCGCCAACCAGGGCCACTCCGTCGCCGTGGACCTCCAGCTGCCCCCGGCCGCCCCGCCCGCGTACCTCTTCCACGGGACCGTGGCCCGCCACCTCCCCGCGATCCGCGCCGAGGGCCTGCGCCCGATGACCCGGCACGCGGTGCACCTCTCGCCCGACCGCGGGACGGCGACGCGCGTGGGCGCACGGCGCGGCCGGCCCGTCGTCCTGACCGTCGACTCCGGCGCGATGCACCGAGACGGCCACGTCTTCCGCGTCAGCGCCAACGGCGTCTGGCTCACCGCCGCCGTGCCCGCCCGCTATCTGCGCTTTCCGGCGCCGGACTGA